One window from the genome of Microbulbifer pacificus encodes:
- a CDS encoding glycoside hydrolase family 9 protein → MKNKKSMLLSIPLIALGFTACGGESSSADSTAAMFTEAEIASAITPDLRLNDREYFEAPGVNILAFSNPPGGLFFDAKTSGIEIIQRGERIATNGDLRLLHTPEQWDGMSQLVGRSVDREANRIETRLAYPEHDFSYRVIARAEGGKVELSVQLDAPLPQNLAGKAGFNLEFLPASYFGKAFLMDGQGGLLPRHPGGGMQVDDDGRTQPLPLASGRKLVLSPEDPVHRVAIRALSGDSQLMLFDGRNKAQNGWFVVRSLIPAGSAGEVMRWELDVQADPDWIRQPVLGYSQAGYHPAQPKQAVIELDRNDKPHNRARLLKIEADGKKSTAMEAATYPWGDYLRYQYLTFDFSSVTQPGLYQIEYGKQLSAPFPINATVHANTWQPTLDIFLPVQMDHMEVREAYRVWHGRSHLDDALQAPADYEHFDLYAHGTETDTKFKPFEHIPGLDIGGWYDAGDYDIRTQSQYHTVRDLVHAWEEFGLDRDNTTISQQKRSVQMHRPDGVPDMLQQIEHGTLALIAQHRAVGHAIPGIVAAHLYQYPHLGDGSTKTDNRIYKPALDPFAGERQVGKMYLPSTVAPSPEQRVLNTDGEHSGEFDDRWAFTTNSSALNYGSAAALAAASRALRGYNKQLADECLSTARHVWQYEQQREPNLYHYGNTTGGRLEEEQLAAAVELLITTQDEQYSAAIRELLPQVRDRFAFNAATLAQAVPLMDEDFRKNIQPLVRAHREQIREFEQENPYGVPITRGGWAGAGSVVNFGNTNYWLHKHFPHIIEKDLVFRSLDYILGRHPGSNLSLVSGVGAESKLVAYGSNRADFSFIPGGIVPGVLILPPDLPENKENWPFFWGQNEYVITVGASYIFLANAVQALLQGEDV, encoded by the coding sequence GTGAAAAATAAAAAATCTATGCTGCTGTCCATACCCCTGATCGCCTTGGGATTTACCGCCTGCGGCGGTGAATCATCCTCCGCGGATTCCACCGCAGCGATGTTCACCGAGGCGGAAATCGCCAGCGCCATCACGCCGGATCTGCGCCTCAATGACCGCGAGTATTTCGAGGCGCCGGGAGTCAATATACTGGCCTTCAGCAACCCACCGGGTGGCCTGTTCTTCGACGCCAAGACCAGCGGAATCGAGATCATCCAGCGCGGCGAGCGCATCGCCACCAATGGCGACCTGCGCCTGCTGCACACGCCGGAGCAGTGGGATGGCATGAGCCAGCTGGTCGGACGCAGCGTCGACCGCGAGGCAAACCGTATAGAAACCCGGCTGGCGTATCCCGAACACGACTTTTCCTATCGGGTAATAGCGCGCGCGGAGGGCGGCAAAGTCGAACTCAGTGTGCAGCTGGATGCACCGCTGCCGCAAAACCTCGCAGGCAAGGCCGGATTCAACCTGGAATTTCTGCCGGCCAGTTACTTCGGCAAAGCGTTTCTGATGGACGGCCAAGGCGGCCTGCTGCCGCGGCATCCCGGAGGCGGTATGCAGGTTGACGATGACGGGCGCACCCAACCGCTGCCGCTCGCCAGTGGCCGCAAACTGGTGCTGTCGCCGGAAGATCCCGTACACCGCGTCGCCATCCGCGCACTGAGTGGCGACAGCCAGCTGATGCTGTTCGACGGTCGCAACAAGGCGCAGAACGGCTGGTTCGTAGTGCGTAGCCTGATTCCCGCCGGAAGCGCGGGCGAAGTGATGCGCTGGGAACTGGACGTGCAGGCAGATCCCGACTGGATACGCCAACCGGTACTCGGTTATTCCCAGGCCGGATACCATCCCGCGCAACCGAAACAGGCCGTCATCGAACTGGACCGCAACGACAAACCGCACAACCGCGCGCGCTTGCTGAAGATCGAAGCGGATGGCAAAAAATCCACCGCAATGGAAGCCGCTACCTATCCCTGGGGTGACTACCTGCGCTACCAGTACCTCACCTTCGATTTCTCCTCCGTCACGCAACCGGGCCTGTACCAGATCGAATATGGCAAACAACTGAGCGCACCTTTCCCCATCAATGCCACCGTGCATGCCAATACCTGGCAGCCGACACTGGATATTTTCCTGCCGGTACAGATGGATCATATGGAAGTGCGCGAGGCCTACCGCGTGTGGCACGGTCGCTCGCATCTCGACGATGCGCTGCAGGCGCCCGCGGATTATGAACATTTCGATCTCTACGCACATGGCACCGAGACAGACACAAAATTCAAACCCTTCGAGCATATTCCCGGGCTGGATATCGGCGGCTGGTACGATGCCGGCGACTACGATATCCGCACCCAGTCGCAATACCACACGGTGCGCGACCTGGTGCACGCCTGGGAAGAGTTCGGTCTGGACCGCGACAACACCACCATCAGCCAGCAGAAACGCAGCGTACAGATGCACCGGCCGGACGGTGTGCCGGACATGCTCCAACAAATCGAACACGGCACCCTGGCGCTAATCGCCCAGCACCGCGCCGTCGGCCACGCCATCCCCGGCATTGTGGCCGCGCACCTGTACCAGTATCCGCACCTGGGTGATGGTTCCACCAAAACCGACAACCGCATTTACAAACCGGCGCTGGATCCCTTCGCCGGCGAACGGCAGGTCGGGAAAATGTATCTGCCATCCACCGTGGCGCCCTCACCAGAACAGCGCGTGCTGAACACCGATGGTGAACACAGTGGCGAGTTCGACGACCGCTGGGCATTCACCACAAACTCATCGGCACTCAATTACGGGTCCGCTGCCGCACTCGCCGCCGCCAGCCGCGCGCTGCGCGGTTACAACAAACAGCTCGCCGACGAATGCCTCTCCACCGCGCGCCATGTCTGGCAGTATGAACAGCAGCGCGAACCCAACCTGTATCACTACGGCAACACCACGGGTGGACGGCTGGAAGAGGAACAACTGGCCGCGGCGGTGGAGCTGTTGATCACCACCCAAGACGAGCAATATTCCGCGGCGATACGCGAGTTGTTGCCGCAGGTGCGCGATCGATTTGCATTCAACGCCGCCACGCTCGCGCAGGCGGTTCCGCTGATGGATGAGGATTTCAGGAAAAATATACAGCCGCTCGTACGCGCGCACCGCGAACAGATCCGCGAGTTCGAGCAGGAAAATCCCTACGGCGTCCCCATCACCCGCGGGGGCTGGGCGGGTGCCGGCAGCGTGGTGAATTTCGGCAACACCAACTATTGGCTGCACAAGCATTTTCCGCACATTATCGAAAAAGACCTGGTGTTCCGCAGCCTCGACTATATTCTCGGACGCCATCCCGGTTCGAATCTGTCACTGGTATCGGGGGTGGGCGCGGAATCCAAGCTGGTGGCCTACGGTTCCAACCGCGCGGACTTCTCGTTTATTCCCGGCGGCATAGTGCCCGGTGTTCTGATACTTCCGCCGGACCTCCCTGAGAACAAGGAAAACTGGCCATTTTTCTGGGGACAGAACGAATACGTAATCACCGTTGGGGCCAGCTATATATTCCTGGCCAATGCCGTGCAGGCATTGCTACAGGGCGAGGATGTTTGA
- a CDS encoding TonB-dependent receptor, protein MFKRSRLSHVIVAAMASTLGAIPAMAQEAADDAQQNTLEEVQVTGYRGALLNSTAAKRDSVGFKDEVFSDDMGKMPSQNLAESLSRIPGVKINREVTGEGQQISVRGLGPSFTKIVLNGSSINVASKGNLNNDGGVGREVDLDIFPTELFGSLSVEKTATARQLEGGVTGYVNMRTLRASDLGDGHNIRYALETDYRDSNGETSPKGAFTYAFNNDQFGALVTVVNKDANRQVDGYETVANLGQFGCLITDQPGSVDCRDGSSQTFRFTDVATADYAAAHPGVNAGDIIDIYDSAGMSQAELQQVGMPYIGRVQTTQGQKESLSSLVSLQYRPSENMEASVDILHAKTDADYVRTEVMHFYRRNYQTPFIPEDITAVDNGNGARLQSGTLYGHSAWVGSRDYEDDLDYVSVMPSFDWQISDSWKLNMSASQSDSEFVRDNPYALFFTAPGTMTYASNNKVPTVQHSGFDNFGGYYMVPEAGGDYFRVGHEERETETRGFHAQMAWGEDADVNGIIFGIDTDEMSAERRVYGVPSDISGYLADYMTANGIDNVKGNLGDYLQSVTIGDNVDSYSGYTSVGDLNWGKFKRDINYSGLDLRPNTVTEISEEVTAMFLEANSETQLAGHTLRLNAGVRYVDTKQHVATQDGATDQDYSKILPSISGVLDVTEDIKLRASSSKSLTRANPADMFPNSQWAGSGIDAINTGNPNLQPFESDNIDIGGEWYFSEMGYVGLTYFTKNVSGFTTQAQIPVNFNDLGDWGMDTSNLSQTQADQLSICDPNCIVNVNTRNNVTGVTKVDGWEAIWVQPLDFVLPGLGFNASATVIDAVNENGEDIAGVADSYSFTSYYERDDFQARITYYHEDGAYIFESWGAPVTNRSRGQLDLSASYRLPFLSDNDLTVTFDAYNLTNADLSNYIEGDQSQPFNSYYPGAIYTLGVRGSF, encoded by the coding sequence ATGTTTAAAAGAAGCAGGCTGTCCCATGTCATCGTCGCCGCAATGGCGTCCACGCTAGGTGCGATACCTGCCATGGCGCAGGAGGCTGCCGACGATGCCCAGCAAAACACCCTGGAGGAAGTTCAGGTCACCGGTTACCGGGGCGCACTGCTGAACTCCACCGCAGCCAAGCGCGACTCTGTGGGTTTCAAGGACGAAGTGTTCTCCGACGATATGGGCAAGATGCCGAGCCAGAACCTGGCGGAATCCCTGTCGCGCATTCCCGGGGTCAAGATCAACCGGGAGGTTACCGGCGAAGGCCAGCAGATTTCCGTGCGTGGTCTGGGGCCTTCATTTACCAAAATCGTCCTCAATGGCAGCTCCATCAATGTCGCCTCCAAGGGCAATCTCAACAACGATGGCGGCGTCGGTCGTGAAGTGGACCTGGATATTTTCCCCACCGAGCTGTTCGGCAGTCTGTCGGTAGAGAAGACCGCCACCGCCCGGCAACTGGAAGGCGGGGTGACCGGCTATGTGAATATGCGCACCCTGCGCGCTTCCGACCTCGGGGATGGCCACAACATCCGCTATGCCCTGGAGACCGATTACCGCGACTCCAACGGCGAAACCAGCCCCAAAGGCGCCTTTACCTACGCCTTCAACAACGACCAGTTCGGCGCGCTGGTGACCGTAGTCAACAAGGATGCCAATCGCCAGGTGGACGGGTATGAAACCGTCGCCAACCTGGGCCAGTTCGGCTGTCTGATCACCGACCAGCCCGGCAGCGTCGACTGCCGTGACGGCTCCAGCCAGACCTTCCGCTTCACCGACGTGGCAACCGCCGATTACGCGGCGGCACATCCCGGCGTGAACGCAGGGGACATCATCGACATCTACGACAGCGCGGGCATGTCCCAGGCCGAACTGCAGCAGGTGGGTATGCCCTATATTGGCCGCGTGCAAACCACACAGGGTCAGAAAGAATCCCTGTCCTCGCTGGTATCGCTGCAATACCGCCCCAGCGAGAACATGGAGGCGTCTGTGGATATTCTTCACGCGAAGACCGACGCCGACTATGTACGCACCGAGGTAATGCACTTCTATCGCCGCAACTACCAAACGCCGTTTATTCCGGAAGACATTACCGCCGTGGATAACGGCAACGGCGCCCGCCTGCAATCCGGCACCCTGTATGGCCACAGTGCCTGGGTCGGTTCCCGCGATTACGAAGACGACCTGGACTATGTCTCCGTCATGCCCAGTTTCGACTGGCAGATCAGCGACAGCTGGAAACTCAATATGTCGGCGAGCCAATCGGATTCCGAGTTTGTGCGCGACAATCCCTACGCGCTCTTCTTCACCGCACCCGGCACCATGACCTATGCCAGCAACAACAAAGTTCCGACGGTGCAGCACTCGGGCTTCGATAATTTCGGCGGCTACTATATGGTCCCGGAAGCCGGTGGTGACTATTTCCGCGTGGGCCACGAAGAGCGGGAGACGGAAACCCGGGGCTTCCATGCGCAAATGGCGTGGGGCGAAGATGCCGATGTCAACGGCATTATTTTCGGAATCGACACCGATGAAATGTCAGCCGAACGGCGGGTTTACGGTGTACCTTCGGACATTAGCGGTTATCTCGCGGACTACATGACGGCCAATGGCATCGACAACGTCAAGGGCAACCTTGGCGATTACCTGCAGTCCGTCACCATCGGCGACAACGTCGACAGCTACAGTGGTTACACCAGCGTCGGCGATCTGAATTGGGGCAAATTCAAGCGTGACATCAACTACAGCGGACTGGATCTGCGACCGAATACGGTCACGGAAATTTCCGAGGAAGTAACGGCGATGTTCCTGGAGGCCAATTCGGAGACCCAACTGGCGGGACACACCCTGCGCCTGAATGCCGGCGTCCGCTACGTGGATACCAAGCAACATGTGGCCACCCAGGATGGCGCTACCGACCAGGATTACAGCAAGATACTGCCGTCCATCAGCGGCGTGCTGGATGTCACCGAGGATATCAAGCTGCGCGCCAGTTCTTCCAAAAGTCTGACCCGCGCCAACCCCGCCGATATGTTCCCCAATTCACAGTGGGCCGGCTCCGGTATCGACGCCATCAATACCGGCAATCCCAACCTGCAACCCTTCGAATCCGACAATATCGATATCGGCGGTGAATGGTATTTCAGTGAAATGGGCTACGTCGGTCTCACCTATTTCACCAAGAACGTCTCCGGATTTACCACACAGGCGCAGATTCCGGTGAACTTCAATGACCTGGGTGACTGGGGCATGGATACCAGCAATTTAAGCCAGACCCAGGCGGATCAGCTCTCCATCTGCGATCCGAACTGTATCGTCAACGTCAATACCCGCAACAATGTCACCGGCGTTACCAAAGTGGATGGCTGGGAAGCGATCTGGGTGCAGCCGCTGGATTTCGTACTGCCCGGCCTGGGCTTCAATGCCAGCGCCACTGTGATCGACGCGGTCAACGAAAACGGTGAAGACATCGCGGGTGTTGCCGATTCCTATAGCTTCACCAGCTACTACGAGCGGGACGACTTCCAGGCACGCATCACCTATTACCACGAGGACGGTGCCTATATATTCGAATCCTGGGGTGCCCCCGTCACCAATCGCAGCCGCGGCCAGCTGGACCTTTCGGCGAGTTACCGACTGCCGTTCCTGTCGGATAACGACCTGACGGTGACCTTCGATGCCTACAACCTGACCAATGCGGATCTGTCCAACTATATCGAGGGCGATCAGAGTCAACCGTTCAACTCTTATTACCCCGGAGCCATTTACACGCTGGGCGTTCGCGGTTCCTTCTGA
- the galB gene encoding beta-galactosidase GalB, producing MFRLRYFLSLVALGGVAFAYLTFFPADLSLVESASPEYSEHRQRLPLRNGWRFFKYESAEVADALIYDVRPKVTDDEDGKAADAMPTAAEDTPQADRQVLKPWILPSANDFIRNPQRRFERPAGSPGSDFPFTRADFDDGDWQPVSLPHDWAIHGPFFAGEYAPVGGGMGRLPSPGIAWYRNKLDIPAADAGKQIYLDVDGAMSYAMVWINGELAGGWPYGYASWRVDLTPYLDFGGVNQLAIRLDNPPASSRWYPGGGLYRNVWLTKTNPVHIAQWGTFVTTPSVSAEAAQVEMTIAVDNNSAQAVAVRASTDIYALDINGAPRGPKVASTQAAEQPVPSGGKAIFNMAARVREPQLWGPPPTQKPNRYVAITKLLNGDGEVVDRYETPFGIREIRFDAERGLFVNGERIEIRGANQHHDLGALGAAFNRRAAERQLEVLREAGVNAIRMAHNPPDPQLLELTDRMGFLVVNEIFDVWERKKTPLDFHLIFPDWHEADLRAFIRRDRNHPSVIMWSLGNEVGEQYTGEAGAAVASRLHDVAKEEDPTRPSTVSMNYAKPHMPLPGVMDAISLNYQGEGIRDAPAYQGLQGIRTSPLYPDFQKQFPQKVILSSENAAAVSSRGEYLFPVEEGISAPVADGRGGDPGSQQVSAYELYTAPFGSSADKVFRSLEQHPYVAGGFVWSGWDYLGEPTPYYGARSSYFGIVDLAGFKKDRFYLYQSQWRPELPMAHILPHWTWPERNGEVTPVHVFTSGDEAELFLNGRSLGRKKKGEYEYRLRWDDVVYEPGELRVQAYKNGEAWAEDRVVTAGAAAVLAAETDRAQITADGDDLAFVTLQVLDAKGNPVPRAHNAVTFDLQGPGEIIATENGDPTSLVPFNALQRDTFNGLCLVVVRSQAGREGEITVTASSPGLESATAKIVTTL from the coding sequence ATGTTTCGACTTCGCTATTTTCTTTCACTGGTGGCACTGGGTGGTGTGGCCTTTGCCTACCTTACATTTTTCCCCGCAGACTTATCTTTGGTGGAATCGGCATCGCCCGAGTATTCCGAGCACCGGCAGCGGCTGCCACTTCGCAACGGCTGGCGTTTCTTCAAGTATGAATCCGCCGAGGTTGCCGACGCGCTGATCTACGATGTGCGGCCCAAAGTCACCGACGACGAAGACGGCAAGGCGGCGGATGCCATGCCCACCGCGGCGGAGGACACTCCGCAGGCCGACCGACAGGTATTGAAACCGTGGATACTGCCCAGCGCCAACGACTTTATCCGGAATCCGCAACGGCGCTTCGAGAGGCCAGCGGGTAGCCCCGGCAGCGATTTCCCGTTTACCCGTGCCGATTTCGATGATGGCGACTGGCAACCGGTGTCCCTGCCTCACGACTGGGCTATTCACGGCCCCTTCTTTGCCGGTGAATATGCGCCGGTGGGCGGTGGCATGGGCCGACTGCCGAGCCCGGGAATCGCCTGGTACCGGAACAAACTGGATATTCCCGCGGCAGACGCCGGCAAACAAATTTATCTCGATGTCGACGGCGCCATGTCCTATGCCATGGTGTGGATCAATGGCGAACTCGCCGGCGGCTGGCCCTATGGCTACGCCTCCTGGCGCGTCGACCTCACGCCCTATCTCGATTTCGGCGGCGTCAACCAGCTCGCCATCCGTCTGGACAATCCACCCGCATCCTCGCGCTGGTATCCCGGCGGCGGTCTCTACCGCAATGTGTGGCTGACCAAAACGAATCCTGTGCATATCGCCCAGTGGGGCACCTTTGTCACCACACCCTCGGTATCCGCCGAGGCGGCGCAGGTGGAAATGACCATTGCCGTCGATAACAACTCCGCGCAGGCCGTAGCGGTGAGGGCGAGTACGGATATTTATGCTCTGGACATCAACGGCGCGCCGCGCGGACCGAAAGTTGCCAGCACGCAGGCCGCGGAACAACCGGTACCCAGTGGTGGCAAGGCGATTTTCAATATGGCGGCGCGGGTGCGTGAGCCGCAACTCTGGGGTCCACCGCCCACGCAGAAGCCCAACCGCTATGTGGCCATTACCAAACTGCTGAACGGTGACGGCGAAGTGGTGGACCGCTACGAAACCCCCTTCGGCATTCGCGAGATCCGCTTTGACGCCGAGCGCGGCCTGTTTGTGAACGGTGAGCGCATTGAAATCCGCGGTGCCAACCAGCACCACGACCTGGGTGCACTCGGCGCGGCCTTCAATCGTCGTGCTGCGGAACGACAGCTGGAAGTGTTGCGCGAGGCTGGTGTCAACGCCATTCGCATGGCGCACAACCCGCCCGATCCGCAGTTGCTGGAACTGACCGACCGCATGGGTTTTCTGGTGGTGAACGAAATTTTTGATGTGTGGGAGCGCAAGAAAACCCCGCTGGATTTCCACCTGATTTTCCCCGACTGGCACGAGGCGGATCTGCGGGCCTTTATCCGCCGCGATCGCAACCATCCGTCGGTCATTATGTGGAGTCTCGGCAATGAGGTGGGGGAGCAGTACACCGGCGAGGCCGGGGCCGCGGTGGCCAGCCGCCTGCACGACGTGGCAAAAGAAGAGGACCCGACACGCCCCTCCACCGTCTCCATGAATTACGCCAAGCCACATATGCCGTTACCGGGCGTGATGGATGCCATCAGCCTGAATTACCAGGGCGAGGGTATCCGCGATGCGCCGGCCTACCAGGGGTTGCAGGGGATCCGCACCTCGCCGTTGTACCCGGATTTCCAGAAACAGTTTCCGCAGAAGGTAATCCTGAGCAGTGAAAACGCGGCCGCCGTGAGCTCCCGCGGTGAGTATCTGTTTCCGGTGGAAGAGGGCATCAGTGCACCGGTCGCCGATGGCCGTGGCGGTGATCCCGGCAGCCAGCAGGTCAGCGCGTACGAGTTGTACACCGCACCTTTTGGCTCTTCCGCCGACAAGGTATTCCGCTCCCTCGAACAGCACCCCTATGTGGCCGGGGGCTTTGTCTGGAGCGGCTGGGATTACCTCGGCGAGCCGACGCCTTATTACGGCGCGCGCAGTTCCTATTTCGGTATCGTCGACCTGGCTGGATTCAAGAAAGACCGCTTTTACCTCTACCAGTCCCAATGGCGACCGGAGCTGCCCATGGCCCATATACTGCCGCACTGGACCTGGCCGGAGCGCAACGGCGAAGTCACACCAGTGCATGTATTCACCTCCGGTGACGAGGCGGAACTGTTCCTGAACGGCCGATCCCTGGGCAGAAAGAAAAAAGGTGAATACGAATATCGCCTGCGCTGGGACGATGTGGTGTACGAACCGGGTGAGCTGCGGGTACAGGCTTACAAGAATGGTGAAGCCTGGGCCGAAGACAGGGTGGTCACCGCAGGTGCCGCCGCGGTGCTCGCGGCGGAGACCGATCGCGCACAAATAACCGCAGATGGCGACGACCTGGCGTTTGTCACCCTGCAGGTGCTGGATGCGAAAGGCAACCCGGTGCCGCGTGCGCACAATGCCGTTACTTTCGATCTGCAGGGGCCCGGGGAAATCATCGCCACCGAGAATGGCGATCCCACCAGCCTGGTTCCGTTCAATGCGCTGCAGCGCGACACCTTCAATGGTCTGTGCCTGGTGGTGGTGCGTTCGCAGGCCGGGCGGGAAGGTGAAATAACGGTAACCGCCTCCTCGCCGGGGCTGGAAAGCGCTACCGCAAAAATTGTCACGACGCTTTAG